Within Anguilla anguilla isolate fAngAng1 chromosome 11, fAngAng1.pri, whole genome shotgun sequence, the genomic segment agcgagGATAAGAACtggttttgaaaatatgcagcacttgtgtacatttaaaacctgcatttgtgaaggaaaaaaatgctcCCGTGGTCTACTTCAGCCTCTAGTGAAGCAGTGTTGTATAGAATGTTGTCTTTTCAGACAGAAGCGATTGAACTGTGCTGGTGagggtactgtactgtaatgcgGGTTTCAGGTGTACCGTAGTCTCGAGTGTGTAGTAAGCTGCTCCCAAGGGACGACACTCTCAGGCAGAAAAGCCTCTCATGGTGAATAACCACCAGTGGATCTGTTGTGTCACCTTGGAGAAGCACCAGATgcagacattgtgtgtgtgggagagaggacGGGCGATTGGTCTCTGTGTGCCACGTGCATCCAGCGAGAAAACTGCACTAATGGCCAATCAGACCCAGACCACTGCAGTGCCACTGAAGTCCAGGTCCTTTGTtactaattacatttttcacagtaAGTAGTCTGGAATACTAGAGAGGTTTAGAAGATTAGAGAGAAGGGCCTGACAACCctttaatgatgaaaaaatattttttaaatgctagtGCTCTCAAATGTGATCTTTCAGGCCCTCTTCAATGGGATTCTTTGAGAACAGAGATTTCCTGGTGTACGGTCTGATAGAGGCAGATTCTCAAggttgtgtgcgtgcatgtgcgtgtttgtgtgtgtgtgtgtgtttgtatgagagagagagagggtgtgtgtgcatgcttgcgtgtaTGCATGGTGTACATGCCTgtgcctgaaatgtgaaatgttgaaCTCTGCAAAGACAGGAAGTCAAAAACACACTAATAAACATAGGCCGCTGCATGTTAAAACAGGCAGGTGAttgcaaagtgtgtgtgtctgacaaaTATATGCAGTCAGCAGACTGGAAGGAAGAGGGTCATGTAGGCATCAgtgagcagtggaaatgcactCAGGCACCGGTAGTGTAATTACTAGCATTTGTTCATAATTTGTTATTAGAGTACATTTTGTGGGAAATTAAAGATGTAGGCTGGGGCTgaataataaacagaataacAGCAATTAGGCCTGTCCAGCCTAATTGTTGTTTAATAGAAAAGACCTGATTTTGATCATTAAGATCTAAACACTGAAGACTTTTGCTTTACACTAAGTTTAAACTATCTGTGCCTGATAGTTACCATGGAGATATATTTGACACAGTTGATTCTAGGTTGCATAAAAATCTTATGAGTTGTGACCCTTGTTTCAGGTATGATGGATAACTTGTTAGCATTACATAAGTACTGCTGCCTGATTCTGGCACTATTTATGGTTAATACTgttctatgtttttttaatatatatcaGTTTCGTAAATTTGTGATGTTCTCTGTGAAGTGTCATACAGTGTTAACTAGAATACATCTAAAAAGCAGCAGTACCACTTAAGATAAACTAGTAAACAGCTGTAATACTTTTTAATTACTTATAGACTGGTTTATGGTTGACACTTTGGATTGAGTGCATACTGGCGTTGCAGCTGTAAACTAGCATTACCGCTGGGGTGGGAGGCATGGTGGGTGGTAGGCTGGGTGGTGGAAATGCAAGTTGGGCAATAACTTTGAAGTTATTTCTCAAAGGGCTGTTGACCTTTTTTATCAGCCGATACACATATTGTGTATCAGAAGTCCCAGTTCCTACAGCGTCAGCTGACCAACCTATCACTGGGCTGGAGATAACTGGACTAAACAGAGTGTTTGTGGTTGAAACCCTTTTATATGAAGTGAactatgtatgtgcatgtttattaTAGATTATAAGTAAGATTTACAAGAAGGCATACACGAGTCCTTTTCAAAGTACGTCCTTGGGTACACATGTAGTCAGACCACATTTTCTTCATTGCTATGCGGGGAAGCTGAGCACGTGTTTGAAATCACAGCCTGTTGAAGTTCAAGTCACAGCAGGGCTGAAGTACAGAGACAATGCTTCACATTCAGGTCACATGTATTAGCAgtcatgtaaatgaaaaaatgtgcctTCATACTTCCTGTATCAGCTGCCCCCAAATGATGATGCAATCTCTTAGACTGACTGATTCCTGCAAATATGCACTTCCCACATGAATTGAGTAATATTTTGTTCTTCCGCCAAAGGGAATTGGCTTATGGCATCACATATTTAGATCATTACAGTTCACAGGTGACAGCAAAAACCCTGTTGACCAACGCACTGTGGCAGACTGTTTTCAGAACCTCATCGATTCAGTCACTATACTGCTGAGCTTTGGAACGTGGCAGTTTCTTCCTTACTGTAACTTTCTCAATAGTGAGCCATTTGTGAAAGAATGTTGAAAGTGTACTTCGTGTATGCAAATAATGTGCAAGGAAGATGACGTGTATACTAGGAAGATGATGACGGTGGCATGGGTTTTTCAAAGAGACGTCTCTTTGCAGCGGTGGACCCTGTTGCTATGGGGGGGGCTTTTCTTTTAGCGTAACCACATCTCACAgcctgtccctctctccacacagtTAATGAGTACTTGTTTATGGTCCAAGCCCGGGGGATCCAGATCAGGGAGAACGTGCGGAGCATTGGAGCGCAGGTCCTGGAGCAAGTGGTCCGGGGAGCCTACAGCAGCAACGGCACAGGTAGAAGGAGCACGCGGGGGAGAGGGGCTGAGCTCGCTAGCACGGCCTGCTTGGAGGTCCAAATGTTTTCTCGTGTATGATGACGTGTTTCACTTCATCTTAGTTTTATAAGAGAGGTGTGAAAACATGACGTCTGACTTTTGACATTACTGAAAGTGACATGTTAGCGATAGCAGTTAGCTTCTGTGTTTACATCAAATGAATGATAGGCCTAGTTTACCAACTCAAATACGCAGTCGGCCTGCGTGCTGTCACTGTCACACATCCGTGTCTTACAGTTTCTAAAGTCCCCATAGGTGTGAACACTATTATTAGCAAGCAACTTAATGTGACAAATGAAAGTACGACTGTGTTAACACCCACCAAAAGAACAATACAAATAAGATAAATGCTATCTTCCAATTTTTATTCTCTCCATTCACTCTTTGTAACAGTGTTCCTTGTCCTCTGTACAGATTATGCCTATGACTTTGACATCAGTGAGCCATATGTCCAGACAACCACCTACCTCCCAGAGGGATTCACCTACTTGCCCAACCAGAGGTGCCCTGAAAGGCTGCCCTCGATGAGTGAGTATGGACTGCTATCTCACTGCTGAAGACTGTATCTTTGTACTGCCACACATGATACACAAGACTTGTGCAGGTGTTCAAGCTCCAAAAATTTTTACATTCCAAAAAGATTTACATTCCATGACTAGACATTCAAGAATGGTGATGTAACGTTTGAGAACTAGCCTGTACATAGACCCACACCTTGAAGCAGGCCTTTGTTGAAAAGCAGTGAAGCTGTgggttttatgtgtgtgtgtgtgtttctcaagggttaatgtttatgtgtgtgtgtgtgtgtgtgtgtgtgtgtgtgtgtttctcagagGGCCCAGTGGATGTGAACATGAGTGAGATTGCCCTGGAGGATGTTGAAAGGAGTCTTTTGGAGGGGGACCCCAGTCTGGCTGCGGGGGGACACTGGAAGCCCCATGACTGTGTTCCCCGTTGGAAAGTGAGTGAGATTCCCTCAGTCTGACTCATTGCTGCTTTCACAATACGCAGTCATTTGGATTGTGGCATCACACAAATAGCATGTGTATGAGATTGATACAAAGATGAAAACGTAAAAAGGTGACACAGCATGTTGTGTTCAGGCTGGAACTTTGGGTCATATAAACACAGGTTGTAAAACAGACTAAGTTGCCAGCTAGAAAACCATGTCATAAAGGCATAAACCTGACCTGAGGATTCTCACACAGAATGTCATTTCCTTTTAGCTATTGATTTATGTTAAATGAGGGCTATTTTATTGAATAAAGGTGCACACTGTACCTTTAAGCTCAGAGGGATGGATGCCCAGCTGCCTGGTTGGCTCCTTAGCTAGTAAATTCTGGTTGCTGTTTTGTTAGCATGCAGCATAATGCAAGTAAGGTCATTTCCTCACGATGCAAGTAAGTAATGAaggatgagaaataaaaaatccctTTCCCACCACTCATGACAATTTGCAAATgccataaaaaacataaatactgtAATTCATTGTTAACAAACCTGTTGTTGCTGCTTGATAGCTTTTTAAACTAACCACATGGAATCACAGCTGGTCTGTTCATTCTTAAATGATAGTTCAAGGGTGACATCAAAAATGCCGAGTTGACAAGCCCATTGTAGCAGTTGTACtgttttataaattataaacaCCAGTCTTTAGTAAACACTTCACTGCTGAGATGTGGAACATAATCACCAATTAGTTCCTTAATTTGCTTGATAGTGAGAATTTCCTGGAAGAATGAAGTTGAAAGTGTTCGTCATTCATCtatgaaaataaagcacaaGGAAGATGAGGGAAGATCTTGGGGCTGTTTACAAGCGGTGTTCCAGCTTTCGCCCAAatactggtgtgtgtatgtctttgaGTGAAGGAAGGGCGTGGCTACCAGAGGCATACAAGCAAGGGGTCTGAGTGCAGGTTCTTATCTCTGTGGGCCAGGTTGCTTTTGACAAAGGAGAGGTCCGAGCTTGACAGTGAAGGTGGCTGCAGATGACTATCTGTTCACTGCATGCTTTAGATCTCCCTTGGGGAGGCCTGTCACTTTGAGAAAAGATTACAGCCATAGCTCCTTCCCTCCTGCCCAGTCCCCACATCTGTCAGTGCAGCCCTTCCACATCTGGAAATCTGCGGAATCCAATATCAGAACCCCCTAAAAATGTCCGTGGGCTAAAGGCTGTTTCACATAACTGGAAAGCTTCCAGGTTTAACCCTGGGGGGAGACCCGCAGTTATTTTCTTGCTCTCCGGTGGTATAAAAACAGATATGTATTCTTGTAAGAGTCCCTGGCTACAGGCTCGGGTAATACTGTAAGTATCAGGAATCAAAAGCAGAGAAAACCCCTGTATGagtattacattacacaccTCATACAGTGGTTTTTTTCAGCTTTGATTCCTGATActcaaagttaaaaaataaaagcctgttCAGTCACAATGCTGTCCTTCAGTTCTGCAGTCTGAGGCATTTACGCCCAGACCCTTTTCCTTAAATTCAGATTGTTCCAAGTGTCCTTTCTGAGATGAGATGTCTCCTTCACTGCTGCTGATAAGACTTCCTTTGATGATCTTCAGTTGGGCTTAAGGCCAAATGAGCACCAAATTATGTACATAATCTTGAAGGCAATTGTGCAATCGGTTGTTGGATTTAGTCCATATTCCAACCCAGGCAGGTTCGCTCACACTGTGTTATAGGAAACACAGTAGCATTTCTTAAGTGGGACTCAGCCTGCCATTGAAAGACTTGAGGGGGGAAAACTGTAGAACAACAAAAGCTTTTGTAATACATGATAACATACCATTAGTATTGGGAACAGATAACGTGTGAATAGGTCCCAGGTAGGGCTGTCACAATTGTAGTATGATCGCATGATTGTGATTATTTGAACCACCCGCGTTCAGTTTGCCTAATCGCTTCATTTCACGATAAGTGTTTTATCTTCAGGTTTTGTGCTTTCTCCATtgcatattaatttttatgtgtAAGTTAAACTGTATTTGTACATTAATGTACTTCCGTCCACAGTTTCGCCATATTACCAGATTTTCAGCTCAAGCTGTCGGAAATAAATATATGCGCAGGGAGTGAGCGGAGAGATTGCTTCAGCATTGTTTCAGAGTGTGCACACGCCCCTTGACGTTTAGGATACTCACTCCACCACTTTGCTGACAGCCATGTAATTTCGATGTAGGCAGAAGACTATTTAACTGAACAACATACATTTAATTCCAAAGCCAAATACAACTGCACCCATCTGGACACATTTCGGTTTGAACCCCAAATAAAAGGGGAGAACCCAATAACTTGGAGGAGACGATGTCTTGCATCGGCAACAAAGAAGTAGCGGTAAAAAAGTGCTAATACAGTGAACCTCAGAAACCACCTGACCCAGTTAACTAAATTTAAAGTCTCAACTGCAATCGCTTCAGGTCAGTCGAGGTAATTGCCAAAATATGAACAAGTTAGCCTCAAATGGTGCACATTAAGCAGCGGTGTGCCACGATGTGTACCGAAGGAAATGCGGCCGTGCAATACGGTTGAGAGCATTTTAGGAAATGGTACAAATATTTGCCAATCTATACAAATTGCAAAGAGAAACATACATTTCCCAAACCGTAATACCTGACTTGTGTAACCAAGTAAAAGATGAAATTCTCtgatattaaataatttaagtacAATATGTTGAAGGTTTTTAAGTATGTTAAAGCAAAGAGTTTTATTTAAGTTTGTGCAGTGTCAATAAATGGCTCTTCATAAACAATGTATCATTACAGAATTATTAATTCGGCTTATAATAGTTgaatattaaataacaaaaaataaaaatattcagttgTTAATCACAATTATTTGTGTGACAATTAATTGTTACTCAAACTTTTTTGATCATGACAGCCCTAGGCCCAGGTTTGTGGATGGTAATAAGGACATAGTATCAGTATGACTCTTATTTTTGTCAGCCATATGTTCATTTTGTATGTTGTTGGCAACACACGCCAGTTCCCTGAAATAGCTGCTGGCATCAGATAGAGGCTTATGTTTTGCCCTCAGTGTGGTAATGTGACCGCTTGGCATTTGCATCTTTGCCCTCAGGTGGCCATCCTGGTCCCTTTCCGGAACCGCCACGAGCACCTCCCCATCCTCCTCCGCCACCTCATCCCCGCACTCCAGAGGCAGCGGATCCAGTTTGGCTTTTACGTCATCGAGCAGGTCAGCCCCTTCGCCCCCCCCGTCTCCGCTCCGCGCGCCATGGCAGACCACGCCACTCGCCCCCATGCCATGGCCCGGGGAATTTACCAGCGTGTAATGTCGTATGTGATTACAGAACGCGTCCCCCTGGTGAGAGAGTAATGAGTAATGGCTGGCCATGTTTTAAGAAGGTGTCTTCTTTGTTTACACATGTGTAATTTCAAGTAAATAGGATGTGGAGCACGTGGtccatatacaaaaaaaaagaattttatgCCCGGGAAGAAGTAAAAGAACCCTAACCCTGAGCCACAGTTTGGTATTCCAGACCTGCCATTATACCAAAAGCACACGCCAGCACACAGTGATGTCCacagtgtgtggtacagtaacTGGATGTGAAGGGCTTGCGTGACTGTGAGATGTGTTCTTTCCCtgcttcattttgaatttgctcTTGGGAGTTAAGTGATATGCTACAGGTCTCAATCGCTTATTAAGAAAAATACCTATTATTGCAGTAATGGATGGAATCAGTTAGAGAAATCCCAAATTTCAGTTCCCCTTGAAGAAATCTGAAGAAGCCCAAGGTGCACTTATGCCCCAGATTCTGAACCAGTGCACCACAGTATGCAAGGTATTTGGTAGCTGTGGGAAAaaggtggtggggaggggttgGGAGTTTTTGTTTGACAATATCTCCCACTGATTTCTCAACATCCCAACGTCTTTGTGTGAAGAAATGCCTTGGGTTGTGTAAGGACCCGGGTTGTACTCTGTGAGCATTCTTATCTGTTGAGTGCAAGGTATCAGTGCTTACTCAACGCTCATTAATTCCATTACGCATTCTAATGGAATTAATGTTGCAATGTGTTAAcgaaaacctgtgtgtgtgtgtgtgtgtgtgtgtgtgcattaggtAGGGAACAAGCCCTTCAACCGGGCCATGCTGTTCAACGTGGGGTTCAAGGAGGCCATGAAAGACCTGAACTGGGACTGTATGGTCTTCCACGATGTGGACCACATCCTGGAGAACGACCGTAATTACTACGGTTGCAGCAACATGCCCCGACACTTTGCTGTGAAGCTCAACAAGTACTACTACATGTGAGTGAGGCATTATGCATAAATCCAAGTAAAAGGCATTCTTTGGCTTTTCAAAGGCTTGTTCAATAGACAACCATGGTTTAGAATCACATTTGAAGTGTAAACCCTTTTGGAAATTGAATAtagcagaaaatgaaacaaatatttgtcaTGTATGGTATATTTTCCGAAAGGTCTGCATATTTACAAtgaatttttattcaaaaaaaatttggcaCAAAATCACAACTGAATGTAAAGATTTCAGATATGATTTGTTATCTTTAAAAGTTATGCTGTTATCTTgggaaaacaacatttgttATTACAAGATAATGATATAAATAACTTGAAGAAAATGGAGTAAAAAATGACTCATCAGACCATAACTTTTTCAATTAGTGAAGTATAACATAAcagaacataacataacataaagtaagtcgagaacaggccattcagcccaacactgctcgtctattcctaccactaaactgcaCTTAAtacttagtttacctaaaagctatgtagtatctaacactgtatcactgtATTGAAGtatacaaaatgcatattttgttgAGACAGAGTCATAGAGGTGTTCATTCAGttctgtggtttattttttaagccATTTATTTGGGGTGTTTAGCAACTACCCTGttaagtgtctgtctgtcccactGATCCTCTTTGCCAATGTAGTTTGTGTTTGGTGTACGTTGGCGTAATTTTCAACACTTTTCCTCTTGCCACACTAGGTCGTAAGTTGCTGTAGAAACTCTTTCATAGCTGACACATACTGCTAATTAGCATTGAACGTATTATGAATCACCTGTGTAATATGACTCACCTTTGTAATATGTTGTGGTTATAATGAGATATTAactaactagccagttaaacACTTTGCACTTTGGTTCAACctactttttttgtgtttcatttttatttgagtaCTTTCAAATCTCTGGATGGCTGATGATATATTCATGTTAgtgaggtttttgttttttttcttggaccTATTTTATCAAGCTTTTGGCTGTTTTGTCCCCTATAATGCTATTTATTGCTTTTTGCTCCCTGCAGGCTTCCATACAATGAGTTCTTTGGTGGGGTCAGTGGTCTCACTGTGGAGCAGTTCCAAAATATCAACGGTTTCCCCAATGCTTTttggggctggggaggggaggacgATGACCTGTGGAACAGGTGAGGAATTTTTCTGAGACAACAGTGCAAACCGCccacttttattacattacattacgctCATATAACAGACACTTTTTTCCAAAACAGTGTTGGAGAAATATGAGTACATGCACCTGGTTTAAATGAGCAATAGTTCCAGACCTGACTAAGAACATCATTAAATCACTAGTAGAAAAATGCTAACAAAGAACTCTGAGCTAACCAAAGGAAGTACAAGCTAAACCACAAACTGAATTGATTCAAAAGGTGAGAGTGCTATGACGTGGGAATAATAGGTGAACTAAGATGCACTCAGAAGAGGTGGGACTTCAGTCTGCTTCAGAACACACCCAGTGATTGTACTGCCATGACCACTTTTTATACGGCCATTAAGTTTattattggaaaatattatGCACTGAGAATGCTTCTGGCACGTACAACAGAATGAGTAAAGGTCTTTGCAGAGCCCTTTGATCTGGGTAGAACAGCATCTCTTtattgtgtacctgtgttttattgtgtaccTGCGCGTtattgtgtacctgtgttttattgtgtacctgtgttttattgtgtaccTGCGCGTtattgtgtacctgtgttttattgtgtacctgtgttttattgtgtacctgtgttttattgtgtaccTGCGTGTtattgtgtacctgtgttttattgtgtaccTGTGTCTGCGGAGCATGCTCACGCCTGAACGCGCTCTGCGTCCCCCCCGCAGGGTGCAGTTCGCGGGGTACTCTGTGAGCCGGCCGCTGGGGGACATGGGCCGCTACATGTCCATCCCGCACCACCACCACGGAGAGGCGCAGTTCCTGGGCAGGTGAGGCTGGACACCTGTTCTAAAATTCACCTGCGTCACAACAGGAGCGCTCAGAATTACTTCTCCTGACGCCGGGAGGAAGGCTGGCTAGACAGAACGCATTTGTGTGACCTTCTTTGATGGTCAAAGATGTGGAAGTTGTGAATGAAGACTTATGCGTGTCCAAGCCACTATTTTTGGGTGTGCTGCCTCAGAGAAATATGGCGGCCATCTTTAACTTGTGCATCCGTGTGTATTTCTATT encodes:
- the b4galt5 gene encoding beta-1,4-galactosyltransferase 5; its protein translation is MRTYFRLPRRSFLGLLFLFSLSTSALYFIYSAPGIVNEYLFMVQARGIQIRENVRSIGAQVLEQVVRGAYSSNGTDYAYDFDISEPYVQTTTYLPEGFTYLPNQRCPERLPSMKGPVDVNMSEIALEDVERSLLEGDPSLAAGGHWKPHDCVPRWKVAILVPFRNRHEHLPILLRHLIPALQRQRIQFGFYVIEQVGNKPFNRAMLFNVGFKEAMKDLNWDCMVFHDVDHILENDRNYYGCSNMPRHFAVKLNKYYYMLPYNEFFGGVSGLTVEQFQNINGFPNAFWGWGGEDDDLWNRVQFAGYSVSRPLGDMGRYMSIPHHHHGEAQFLGRYTLLRQSKERQGLDGLNNLRYKPLVTRRHLYTNITVSLTREMAPVTGYSDDRPPLGNPHS